The proteins below are encoded in one region of Aquisphaera giovannonii:
- a CDS encoding MogA/MoaB family molybdenum cofactor biosynthesis protein codes for MSQSVAEHRRDAPGSLDLGILTVSDTRTIETDASGALIVSLAEGVGHRIAGRAIVPDEPDRMRHLLATWAASEALHAILVTGGTGISPRDQTYETVSALLTRTLPGFGELFRMLSHAEIGPACMLSRAVGGLIGPVPILVMPGSRAAVELAMTRIILPELPHLVREARKT; via the coding sequence ATGAGCCAGTCCGTCGCGGAACACCGCCGGGACGCGCCCGGCTCGCTCGACCTGGGAATCCTGACGGTCTCGGATACGAGGACGATCGAGACGGACGCCTCCGGGGCGCTCATCGTCTCGCTCGCCGAGGGGGTCGGACATCGGATCGCCGGCCGCGCGATCGTCCCGGATGAGCCCGATCGGATGCGGCACCTGCTGGCGACCTGGGCGGCGTCGGAGGCGTTGCACGCGATCCTCGTCACCGGCGGGACCGGCATCAGCCCTCGCGACCAGACCTACGAGACCGTCTCGGCCCTCCTCACGCGGACCCTGCCGGGCTTCGGCGAGCTCTTCCGGATGCTCAGCCATGCCGAGATCGGCCCGGCCTGCATGCTCAGCCGGGCCGTCGGCGGGCTGATCGGGCCGGTCCCGATCCTGGTGATGCCCGGCTCCCGGGCCGCGGTCGAGCTGGCGATGACGAGGATCATCCTCCCGGAGCTCCCGCACCTGGTCCGGGAGG
- a CDS encoding HEAT repeat domain-containing protein: protein MRHHVGGKATLGLAGLLALAAAAPGEAAADTIVLRGGVELQGKVLKDPKDPRHVRVLLMKGKRPLQFDASQIVEVIPRPGPLDDYLVRSAKPRDGAREEYDLAAWCDRNQLDDLATVHCEAALALDPGFEPAHKRLGHVLHQGKWLTADELRVTQGLVKYHGKWMSEEEKAKLEEKSQLGSTQAAWLRRIKLLRLAILNGAPDRRREAENEVMLIRDKEAIAPMLKVLGGDDPPVRILLAHALGRIEGKEASRALVSLILAEPETDVRGAILAELAERDQPPIVAQLVKSLRSGDVRTVNRAAWTLAGLNAVAAVPELPAALVTSVERVVMLPNEGSGQGLASVSPAGPSPALLALNNNYIAYLTPPTVGPGVVAYGAYSVPFYNLGQLPIGNPIASPGPTPGTSVSGGMSSRGPIPRIVNDTYQNTEVLAALTRLTGQDFGYDASAWRRWIKASFNPHPRPARRVDQP, encoded by the coding sequence ATGCGACACCACGTCGGCGGCAAGGCGACCCTGGGGCTGGCCGGCCTGCTCGCGCTGGCGGCCGCCGCCCCCGGCGAGGCGGCCGCGGATACCATCGTCCTCCGCGGCGGCGTGGAATTGCAGGGCAAGGTGCTGAAGGATCCGAAGGATCCGCGCCACGTCCGCGTGCTGCTGATGAAGGGCAAGAGGCCGCTCCAGTTCGACGCCTCGCAGATCGTCGAGGTCATCCCCCGCCCGGGCCCGCTGGACGACTACCTCGTCAGGTCGGCGAAGCCCCGCGACGGCGCCCGGGAGGAGTACGACCTCGCCGCCTGGTGCGACCGCAACCAGCTCGACGACCTGGCGACCGTCCACTGCGAGGCCGCGCTGGCCCTCGACCCCGGGTTCGAGCCCGCCCACAAGAGACTCGGCCACGTGCTCCACCAGGGGAAGTGGCTCACCGCGGATGAGCTGCGGGTGACGCAGGGCCTGGTGAAGTATCACGGCAAGTGGATGAGCGAGGAGGAGAAGGCCAAGCTCGAGGAGAAGTCCCAGCTCGGCTCGACCCAGGCCGCCTGGTTGCGGCGGATCAAGCTCCTCCGCCTCGCGATCCTGAACGGCGCGCCGGATCGCCGCCGCGAGGCCGAGAACGAGGTGATGCTGATCCGAGACAAGGAAGCCATCGCGCCGATGCTCAAGGTGCTCGGCGGCGACGATCCGCCCGTCCGGATCCTCCTCGCCCATGCCCTGGGCCGGATCGAGGGGAAGGAGGCGTCGCGGGCCCTCGTCTCGCTCATCCTGGCCGAGCCCGAGACGGACGTCCGCGGGGCGATCCTGGCGGAGCTCGCCGAGCGGGACCAGCCCCCGATCGTGGCGCAGCTGGTGAAGTCGCTGCGATCCGGCGACGTCCGCACCGTCAACCGGGCCGCGTGGACGCTCGCCGGGCTGAACGCCGTGGCCGCGGTCCCCGAGCTCCCGGCGGCGCTCGTGACCAGCGTGGAACGCGTCGTCATGCTGCCGAACGAGGGATCCGGGCAGGGGCTCGCCTCGGTCAGCCCCGCCGGGCCGTCCCCCGCGCTGCTCGCCCTGAACAACAACTACATCGCCTACCTGACGCCCCCGACCGTGGGCCCGGGTGTCGTCGCCTACGGCGCCTACTCCGTCCCCTTCTACAACCTGGGACAGCTCCCCATCGGCAACCCGATCGCCAGCCCGGGCCCGACCCCGGGCACCAGCGTCTCCGGTGGCATGTCGAGCCGGGGGCCGATCCCCCGGATCGTGAACGACACCTACCAGAACACCGAGGTCCTCGCCGCCCTGACCAGGCTCACGGGCCAGGATTTCGGGTACGATGCATCCGCCTGGAGGCGCTGGATCAAGGCGTCCTTCAATCCCCATCCCAGGCCGGCCCGGCGGGTGGACCAGCCCTGA
- a CDS encoding uracil-DNA glycosylase, which yields MESLFQPGEFEGPALPAAERLTVLRDLAAEVAGCRRCAELAATRTQTVFADGSPTARLMFIGEAPGADEDRTGRPFVGRAGQLLTDMITKGMGLKREEVYIANILKCRPPENRTPTPEETANCIHFLERQVEVVRPEFLCLLGRTAAAGVLNTSLSMGRLRGKWYRYRGIPTIATYHPSYLLRNPPAKKEAWEDLQLLMTAMGLQVRTRQKGQP from the coding sequence GTGGAATCGCTCTTCCAGCCGGGCGAGTTCGAGGGGCCGGCCCTGCCCGCCGCCGAGCGACTGACGGTACTCCGGGACCTGGCCGCGGAGGTGGCCGGCTGCCGCCGGTGCGCGGAATTGGCCGCCACCAGGACCCAGACCGTCTTCGCCGACGGCAGCCCGACGGCCCGCCTGATGTTCATCGGGGAGGCCCCCGGCGCCGACGAGGACCGGACCGGACGGCCCTTCGTCGGCCGCGCCGGCCAACTCCTGACCGACATGATCACCAAGGGGATGGGCCTGAAGCGGGAGGAGGTCTACATCGCCAACATCCTCAAGTGCCGGCCCCCCGAGAACCGCACGCCCACCCCCGAGGAGACGGCCAACTGCATCCACTTCCTGGAACGCCAGGTCGAGGTCGTCCGTCCGGAGTTCCTCTGCCTGCTCGGCCGCACCGCCGCCGCGGGCGTGCTCAACACCAGCCTGAGCATGGGGCGGCTGAGGGGGAAGTGGTATCGCTATCGCGGGATACCCACGATCGCCACCTACCACCCGTCCTACCTGCTGCGCAACCCGCCCGCGAAGAAGGAAGCGTGGGAGGACCTCCAGCTCCTGATGACCGCCATGGGGCTCCAGGTCCGCACCCGGCAGAAGGGCCAGCCCTGA
- a CDS encoding ATP-binding protein, whose translation MDTPQRLSNQTRIAVLLGAIVVIVGVLAALAVGTTARMIRDRDGVARSHATLAEIQETLALVDDAEDQQRGYLLTGDEDLLAPYEEGVARFLKKLDSLRALMDGDESQQHRIGRLALAAQAKFAAMRALIDTRRLLGPNQAADRLAPEVRLGVKDEPRTILGEMVAAEREVLQARIERARRSDVRAIALFAALLASFLLCLLTFFWLIRKSLRRQAEYAHQLRKSREQFALAVRGSNDGLWDWDIENDTVFYSSRWKAQLGYRDEEIAPHFSEFESRIHPGDRDRVMLAIGKYLSGRLRTYSEEFRMRTKDGSYRWILARGVALRDSHGNPFRMAGSHTDTTERKEFESKLAEQNRRLEAAMEAERDTNEALKRAQALMVENEKMAGLGAMVAGVAHEINNPLAFITNNVSMLHRDFAEIVQLLKLHEEASPLIEREAPRTARMIAELRRAVALDDTLSTLPDLLERTSEGLKRIRRIVNDLRLFARLDEGDVNEADLNAGIQSTATIIQGRAREKDVRLELQLAPLPRVTCHAARINQVVMNLMANAIDACSQGGEVTVRTADDDGHVRIEVADNGQGIGPEIRPRIFDPFFTTKPIGKGTGLGLSISYGIVRDHGGTIEVDSTPGHGARFTVTLPVSPPSR comes from the coding sequence ATGGACACGCCCCAGAGGCTCTCCAACCAGACTCGGATCGCGGTCTTGCTGGGGGCGATCGTCGTCATCGTCGGCGTCCTCGCCGCGCTCGCCGTCGGGACCACCGCGAGGATGATCCGGGACCGCGACGGCGTGGCCCGTTCGCACGCGACCCTGGCGGAGATCCAGGAGACGCTCGCCCTCGTGGACGACGCCGAGGACCAGCAGCGCGGCTACCTGCTGACCGGCGACGAGGACCTCCTGGCCCCCTATGAGGAGGGCGTCGCCCGCTTCCTCAAGAAGCTCGATTCGCTCCGGGCCCTCATGGACGGCGACGAGTCGCAGCAGCATCGCATCGGCCGACTCGCGCTCGCCGCCCAGGCGAAGTTCGCCGCGATGAGGGCCCTGATCGACACCCGCCGCCTGCTCGGCCCGAATCAGGCCGCCGACAGGCTGGCGCCGGAAGTCCGCCTCGGGGTGAAGGACGAGCCGCGGACGATCCTGGGGGAGATGGTCGCGGCGGAGCGGGAGGTGCTCCAGGCCCGGATCGAGCGGGCCCGCCGCAGCGACGTCCGGGCGATCGCACTCTTCGCCGCGCTCCTCGCCTCGTTCCTGCTCTGCCTGCTCACCTTCTTCTGGCTCATCCGGAAGAGCCTGAGGCGCCAGGCCGAATACGCGCACCAGCTCCGCAAGAGCCGGGAGCAGTTCGCGCTGGCGGTCCGCGGCTCGAACGACGGCCTCTGGGACTGGGACATCGAGAACGACACCGTCTTCTATTCCTCCCGTTGGAAGGCCCAGCTCGGTTATCGCGACGAGGAGATCGCGCCCCATTTCTCGGAGTTCGAGTCCAGGATCCACCCCGGCGATCGCGACCGGGTCATGCTCGCCATCGGGAAGTACCTCTCGGGCCGGCTCAGGACGTATTCGGAGGAGTTCCGGATGCGGACGAAGGACGGGTCGTACCGTTGGATCCTCGCCCGGGGCGTCGCGCTCCGCGACTCGCACGGCAACCCGTTCCGGATGGCCGGCTCGCACACCGACACGACCGAGCGGAAGGAGTTCGAGAGCAAGCTGGCCGAGCAGAACCGGCGGCTCGAGGCCGCCATGGAGGCCGAGCGGGATACCAACGAGGCGCTGAAGCGGGCCCAGGCGCTCATGGTCGAGAACGAGAAGATGGCCGGCCTGGGCGCGATGGTCGCGGGCGTCGCCCACGAGATCAACAACCCGCTGGCCTTCATCACCAACAACGTGTCGATGCTCCACCGCGACTTCGCCGAGATCGTCCAGCTCCTCAAGCTCCACGAGGAGGCGAGCCCGCTCATCGAGCGCGAGGCCCCGCGGACGGCCCGGATGATCGCCGAGCTCCGCCGGGCCGTGGCGCTCGACGATACCCTGTCCACCCTGCCGGACCTCCTCGAGCGGACGAGCGAGGGCCTGAAGCGCATCCGCCGGATCGTCAACGACCTCCGCCTCTTCGCCCGCCTGGACGAGGGGGACGTGAACGAGGCCGACCTGAACGCGGGCATCCAGTCCACAGCGACGATCATCCAGGGCCGCGCCCGCGAGAAGGACGTCCGCCTGGAACTCCAGCTCGCCCCCCTGCCCCGCGTGACCTGCCACGCCGCGAGGATCAACCAGGTCGTCATGAACCTGATGGCCAACGCCATCGACGCCTGTTCCCAGGGGGGCGAGGTCACCGTCCGCACGGCCGACGACGACGGCCACGTCCGGATCGAGGTCGCGGACAACGGCCAGGGGATCGGCCCCGAGATCCGGCCGCGAATCTTCGATCCCTTCTTCACCACCAAGCCCATCGGCAAGGGGACCGGCCTGGGCCTCTCCATCAGCTACGGCATCGTCCGCGACCACGGCGGCACCATCGAGGTCGACTCCACCCCCGGCCACGGCGCCCGCTTCACCGTCACGCTGCCCGTGAGCCCGCCGTCGCGGTAG